In the genome of Deinococcus deserti VCD115, one region contains:
- a CDS encoding epimerase, translating to MTQNGHFTAHDERRLVIAGGSGFLGRAAARHFSSRGWDVVLVSRSRPAHTTPARWVPWDGVRQDAWAREIDGAAAVLNLAGRTVNCRYNARTMLEIYTSRLASTRALGRAIRDSAAPPPVWLNSSTATIYRDARDGPQSESGEIGAGFSVDVALRWEAALMEEMLPHTRRVALRTAMVYGVGTGGVMETTDRVVRLGGAGAMAGGSQRVSWIHETDFCRALEFLIASELSGPVNVCSPEPLPNNEFLRAYRKAWRMPLGLPSAAALIQVGARIMNSEAELLLKSRWVWPGRLLDAGFEFLYPTWENAIHALVQEARLKGHHTR from the coding sequence ATGACGCAAAACGGGCACTTCACGGCGCACGATGAACGCAGACTGGTGATCGCGGGAGGGTCAGGTTTTCTGGGCCGTGCAGCAGCCCGGCATTTTTCTTCACGGGGCTGGGACGTGGTTCTGGTCTCACGTTCGCGTCCGGCCCACACCACGCCGGCCCGGTGGGTGCCCTGGGACGGAGTGCGCCAGGACGCCTGGGCACGCGAGATCGACGGTGCCGCAGCGGTGCTGAACCTGGCAGGCAGAACCGTGAACTGCCGCTACAACGCCCGCACTATGCTGGAAATCTACACTTCGCGCCTGGCCTCAACCCGCGCCCTGGGCCGTGCGATCCGTGACTCAGCCGCGCCGCCCCCGGTCTGGCTGAATTCCAGCACCGCGACCATCTACCGGGACGCGCGGGACGGTCCACAGTCAGAATCAGGTGAGATCGGCGCGGGATTCAGTGTGGATGTCGCCCTTCGCTGGGAAGCAGCCCTGATGGAAGAAATGCTGCCGCACACCCGCCGGGTGGCCCTGCGCACCGCGATGGTTTATGGAGTCGGCACGGGCGGCGTTATGGAAACCACAGACCGGGTGGTGCGTCTGGGTGGAGCAGGGGCTATGGCGGGCGGGAGCCAGCGGGTGAGCTGGATTCATGAAACCGATTTCTGCCGCGCCCTGGAATTTCTGATCGCTTCGGAGCTGTCCGGGCCAGTCAATGTCTGTTCACCCGAACCTCTGCCCAACAACGAGTTTTTGCGTGCCTACCGCAAGGCCTGGAGGATGCCACTGGGACTTCCTTCAGCGGCGGCGCTCATCCAGGTGGGCGCGCGCATCATGAATTCAGAGGCCGAGCTGTTGCTCAAAAGTCGCTGGGTCTGGCCCGGCCGTCTCCTGGATGCGGGCTTCGAGTTTTTGTATCCGACCTGGGAGAACGCAATACATGCTCTTGTTCAGGAGGCGCGGCTCAAAGGACACCACACGCGCTGA
- a CDS encoding DNA-3-methyladenine glycosylase produces MEKLPPQFFHRDPVRVARDLLGATLVHVLPCGERLSGRIVETEAYDCPRDPACTAGRFHAARSAEMAIAPGLWLFWSAHGHPLLQVACREEGVPASVLIRALEPGEGISQMLTHRPVTRHRDLTNGPAKLVYALGLNPAQVTHTPVDSPALHLYPAPPLAPDFIEVTARVGIREGRTLPWRFLLRGNPWVSPATPSMALVDPAD; encoded by the coding sequence ATGGAAAAGTTGCCTCCCCAATTTTTTCACCGGGACCCGGTACGGGTTGCACGCGACCTTCTTGGCGCCACGCTGGTTCACGTCCTGCCGTGTGGCGAGCGGCTGAGCGGCCGGATCGTGGAGACCGAAGCCTACGATTGCCCCCGCGACCCCGCCTGCACCGCCGGGCGGTTTCACGCCGCGCGCAGCGCCGAGATGGCCATTGCCCCGGGCCTGTGGCTGTTCTGGAGCGCTCACGGGCATCCGCTGTTGCAGGTGGCCTGCCGCGAGGAAGGTGTTCCGGCCAGTGTGCTGATTCGTGCCCTGGAGCCAGGAGAGGGAATCAGTCAGATGCTGACGCACCGCCCGGTCACACGGCACCGTGACCTGACCAACGGACCGGCCAAGCTGGTCTATGCCCTGGGGCTGAATCCGGCCCAGGTGACCCATACGCCGGTGGACAGTCCAGCGCTGCACCTTTACCCCGCGCCGCCGCTCGCTCCGGACTTCATAGAGGTCACAGCGCGGGTCGGCATCCGAGAGGGCCGCACGCTGCCGTGGCGTTTCCTGTTGCGCGGCAATCCCTGGGTGTCGCCAGCCACGCCCAGCATGGCGCTGGTCGACCCGGCAGATTAA
- a CDS encoding ABC transporter permease, protein MIGATTGRDRRPNFRLYLAVARLSFRRGFAYPQAALWGLITNAFFGVLRAAVLMALFGAQPQVAGFTVQDALTYTAMTQLLIAAFSLFGWSELMRTIHRGEVGTELLRPHHFLLFWTAQDAGRAAGQFVLRGLPILLIFALLWPLSWPQGTEGWTVTALSLLLAWACGFAFRFLVNCAAFWTPDAAGVGRFAWAVLGLSCGFLMPLAFFPDWLRGVLAWTPFPCMLNTSVELWLGVRSGPDAWTALGTQLAWAGALFVAGEFTLRRGLRRLEVAGG, encoded by the coding sequence TTGATAGGAGCTACGACCGGGCGCGACAGGCGCCCGAACTTCAGGCTGTATCTGGCGGTCGCGCGGCTCAGCTTCCGCCGGGGGTTCGCCTACCCGCAGGCGGCCCTGTGGGGGCTGATCACCAACGCCTTTTTCGGAGTGCTGCGCGCCGCAGTGCTGATGGCCCTGTTTGGTGCCCAGCCGCAGGTAGCCGGATTCACGGTGCAGGACGCCCTGACCTACACCGCCATGACCCAGCTGCTGATTGCGGCTTTCAGCCTGTTCGGCTGGAGCGAGCTGATGCGCACCATCCACCGCGGCGAAGTGGGCACCGAGCTGCTGCGCCCCCATCATTTCCTGCTGTTCTGGACTGCGCAGGACGCCGGCCGCGCAGCCGGTCAGTTCGTGCTGCGCGGGCTGCCGATTCTGCTGATCTTTGCCCTGCTGTGGCCGCTCAGCTGGCCGCAGGGAACCGAGGGATGGACCGTCACGGCCCTCAGCCTGCTGCTGGCCTGGGCCTGCGGCTTCGCCTTCCGCTTTCTGGTCAACTGCGCGGCCTTCTGGACTCCGGACGCTGCTGGCGTGGGGCGTTTTGCCTGGGCAGTGCTGGGCCTGAGCTGCGGCTTTCTGATGCCGCTGGCCTTTTTCCCCGACTGGCTGCGGGGAGTGCTGGCCTGGACCCCGTTTCCCTGCATGCTGAACACCAGCGTGGAGCTGTGGCTAGGAGTCCGGAGTGGCCCCGACGCCTGGACGGCACTGGGCACCCAGCTGGCCTGGGCAGGAGCGCTGTTCGTGGCTGGGGAATTCACGCTGCGGCGGGGTCTGCGCCGGCTGGAGGTCGCCGGTGGCTAG
- the meaB gene encoding methylmalonyl Co-A mutase-associated GTPase MeaB: MPEHPLTAALLAGERRALAKAITLSESTRPEHEAQAQQLLAEVTPQAVPSIRVGLTGVPGVGKSTFIEALGLHLADAGHRVAVLAVDPSSVRTGGSIMGDKTRMPRLTVHPGAFIRPSPSGGALGGVTRRTREAIALCEAAGYDVLLVETVGVGQSETQVANMTDLFVLLTLPNAGDELQGIKRGIMELADLCVVNKADSDPKAATRAQTELTAALKLLTPAAASWRPRALQASALTGAGIVEVWNAVEAYRTTVDVAEKRRTQTALWFDELLREAAWRAFQAGVDTGRLQQLRAEVLAGTLTPVQGIHALVEDLTSGKKPHT, encoded by the coding sequence ATGCCTGAGCATCCCCTGACTGCTGCCCTGCTCGCCGGCGAGCGGCGTGCGCTGGCCAAGGCCATCACGCTCAGCGAGTCCACCCGCCCGGAGCATGAAGCCCAGGCCCAGCAGCTTCTGGCTGAGGTCACCCCGCAAGCTGTGCCGTCCATACGCGTGGGGCTGACGGGCGTGCCGGGGGTTGGCAAGAGCACCTTTATCGAGGCACTTGGGTTGCACCTGGCAGACGCCGGACACCGGGTCGCGGTGCTGGCGGTAGACCCCAGCAGTGTCCGCACGGGCGGCAGCATCATGGGGGACAAGACGCGCATGCCCCGGCTGACCGTTCACCCAGGGGCCTTCATCCGGCCCAGTCCATCGGGCGGGGCACTCGGCGGGGTTACCCGCCGGACCCGTGAGGCCATCGCGCTGTGTGAAGCGGCCGGCTATGACGTCCTGTTGGTAGAAACCGTCGGAGTCGGGCAAAGCGAGACCCAGGTGGCGAACATGACCGACCTGTTTGTGCTGCTGACCCTGCCCAACGCCGGGGACGAACTGCAGGGCATCAAACGCGGAATCATGGAGTTGGCCGACCTATGCGTGGTCAACAAGGCCGACAGCGACCCCAAAGCAGCCACCCGGGCGCAGACGGAACTCACGGCGGCCCTCAAGCTGCTGACCCCCGCTGCGGCCTCCTGGCGTCCACGCGCGCTTCAGGCCTCAGCACTGACAGGCGCAGGCATCGTTGAAGTCTGGAATGCGGTGGAAGCGTACCGCACTACCGTGGATGTCGCCGAAAAACGCCGCACCCAGACCGCCCTGTGGTTCGACGAGCTGCTGCGCGAGGCTGCGTGGCGTGCTTTTCAGGCAGGAGTGGACACCGGACGTCTGCAACAGCTCCGGGCAGAAGTCCTCGCTGGAACTCTGACGCCGGTGCAGGGAATTCATGCCCTGGTCGAGGACCTGACCTCAGGGAAAAAGCCCCACACCTGA
- a CDS encoding bifunctional nicotinamide-nucleotide adenylyltransferase/Nudix hydroxylase: MTVPARSSHRLSDVPAVYIGRFQPLHDAHLRSMLDALSHFERLIVLPGSANLARSIRNPWSATERIHLIRACLRDAGIAPGRVTFRPVPDEFDSHRWAARVRSAVPAPRAVLVGFEKDASSAYLRWFPEWQAHHAPVWPGLNATDLRAAYFTGEAVSNVPARVSAFLQDFRETPAFARLQTEWRAVETARSLLDPGRMLHEERWVHVQQGHVWLHTRRGAIGHGLWELPGHVLAPGEQAAPGPDAVFAHPARALVAPTTAHVWCGPPAQHVAGRPVPLSTALRLPRRFHEDHHVILSRLLKGKPPAE; the protein is encoded by the coding sequence ATGACCGTGCCGGCCCGCAGCTCACATCGGCTGTCTGACGTGCCAGCGGTGTATATCGGGCGCTTTCAGCCCCTCCATGACGCGCACCTGCGGAGCATGCTGGATGCACTCAGTCACTTCGAAAGGCTGATCGTGCTGCCTGGAAGCGCCAATCTGGCCCGGAGCATCCGCAACCCCTGGAGTGCAACCGAGCGTATCCACCTGATTCGTGCGTGTTTACGAGACGCGGGGATCGCTCCGGGGAGAGTGACCTTCCGGCCTGTTCCCGATGAGTTCGACAGTCACCGCTGGGCCGCACGAGTCCGCAGCGCCGTGCCCGCACCGCGGGCGGTGCTGGTGGGATTTGAAAAGGACGCCAGCAGCGCCTACCTGCGCTGGTTCCCCGAATGGCAGGCGCACCACGCTCCGGTGTGGCCCGGCCTGAACGCCACTGATCTGCGCGCCGCCTATTTCACGGGTGAAGCGGTTTCAAATGTGCCTGCCCGGGTCTCGGCGTTCCTGCAGGACTTCAGGGAAACGCCAGCTTTTGCGCGCCTGCAGACCGAGTGGAGGGCTGTGGAAACCGCCCGCTCACTCCTTGATCCGGGACGGATGCTGCACGAGGAACGCTGGGTGCACGTTCAGCAGGGGCACGTGTGGCTGCACACCCGTCGGGGGGCCATTGGTCACGGCCTCTGGGAACTGCCGGGACACGTGTTGGCGCCTGGGGAGCAGGCCGCTCCGGGGCCGGACGCCGTCTTCGCCCACCCCGCGCGCGCGCTCGTTGCTCCTACAACTGCCCATGTCTGGTGCGGCCCGCCTGCCCAGCATGTCGCCGGACGTCCCGTGCCCCTCTCCACTGCCCTGCGTCTGCCACGGCGTTTTCACGAGGACCATCACGTCATTCTGTCAAGGCTGCTTAAAGGTAAGCCGCCTGCCGAATGA
- a CDS encoding ABC transporter permease, with protein MASYWTETRSLAGLYLRLLGAQARSQGAYRVSFALDALSAMLITAAEFAAFALVLPRFGAMTGQHGVAWTLGEVSLLYGLAELAFVLMDLLFGGFDAPNLSGHVRSGSFSTFLLRPAPLVLQVFGSDFALRRLTRVLLAAGIVAYGLSQVEVDWTAGHALMLLGSVVGMIAFFGGLFVIGGTLTFWTVDSVEAMNVLTYGGRTLISYPMDIYGTFLRKTFTYLIPAAFLSYFPVLSVLGRPLPDGLPVAAAFLAPLVGPALLAAAFAFWRFGVRHYQGTGT; from the coding sequence GTGGCTAGCTATTGGACCGAAACACGCTCTCTGGCCGGACTGTATCTGCGTTTGCTGGGCGCCCAGGCACGTTCTCAGGGGGCGTACCGGGTGTCGTTCGCCCTGGACGCGCTGAGCGCCATGCTGATCACCGCTGCCGAGTTTGCCGCGTTTGCGCTGGTGCTGCCGCGCTTCGGTGCTATGACCGGGCAGCATGGCGTGGCCTGGACGCTGGGCGAGGTGAGCCTGCTGTACGGACTGGCAGAACTGGCCTTTGTGCTGATGGATCTGCTGTTCGGGGGCTTTGACGCCCCGAATCTCTCGGGGCATGTCCGCAGCGGCAGCTTCAGCACGTTTCTGCTGCGGCCTGCGCCTCTGGTCCTGCAGGTGTTCGGTTCTGACTTTGCCCTGCGGCGCCTGACCCGGGTTCTCCTGGCTGCCGGCATCGTAGCCTACGGACTCTCGCAGGTCGAAGTGGACTGGACGGCAGGGCACGCCCTGATGCTCCTGGGCAGCGTGGTTGGCATGATCGCCTTTTTCGGCGGGCTGTTCGTGATCGGCGGCACGCTGACCTTCTGGACGGTGGACAGCGTCGAGGCCATGAATGTCCTGACTTACGGCGGCCGTACGCTGATCAGCTATCCCATGGACATCTACGGCACGTTCCTGCGCAAGACCTTTACCTACCTGATTCCCGCGGCCTTCCTGTCCTATTTTCCGGTGTTGTCCGTGCTGGGCCGCCCGCTGCCCGATGGTCTTCCGGTGGCGGCGGCGTTCCTGGCCCCGCTGGTCGGACCCGCACTGCTGGCGGCAGCGTTCGCGTTCTGGCGTTTCGGTGTTCGCCACTACCAGGGCACCGGGACCTGA
- a CDS encoding ferritin-like domain-containing protein yields the protein MTEDQSMMTDQSLETPSTDAQTFDRRSALSTLGKFGLGVAAFGLAGTGALAAPAKNIDVDVLNFALNLEYLEAAFYMAAVGRINELRAFGGDAEIRLPAGLDRTRGMQFKDSNVQALAKDIAEDEFQHVKFLYGALGKAAVRRPVLDLSAAFDAAGQAASGGAIKGFNPYANDLFFLHGAFIFEDVGVTAYNGAATLLTNPAFLQAAAGILAVEAYHGGVIRGMLYQERQVTAAAGLYVGQVVQAISNLRGKVGGGKDMGLTDARGNAVFAPADQNGIAYPRSTREVLNIVYLAPGARKGGFYPNGLNGSIK from the coding sequence ATGACCGAAGACCAGAGCATGATGACTGACCAGAGCCTCGAGACCCCCAGCACCGACGCTCAGACTTTTGATCGCCGCAGCGCCCTGAGCACGCTCGGCAAGTTCGGGCTGGGAGTCGCGGCCTTCGGTCTTGCCGGAACAGGTGCCCTGGCAGCCCCGGCCAAGAACATCGATGTCGATGTGCTGAACTTCGCTCTCAATCTGGAGTACCTGGAAGCGGCCTTCTACATGGCTGCAGTGGGGCGCATCAACGAACTGCGGGCCTTCGGCGGCGACGCTGAGATCCGTCTGCCCGCCGGCCTCGACCGCACCCGCGGCATGCAGTTCAAGGACAGCAATGTCCAGGCTCTGGCCAAGGATATCGCTGAGGACGAGTTCCAGCACGTCAAGTTCCTGTATGGCGCCCTGGGCAAGGCCGCCGTTCGCCGCCCCGTGCTGGACCTGTCGGCCGCTTTCGACGCCGCAGGACAGGCCGCCAGTGGGGGCGCCATCAAGGGCTTCAATCCTTACGCCAACGATCTGTTCTTCCTGCACGGCGCCTTCATTTTCGAGGACGTGGGCGTGACAGCCTATAACGGCGCAGCCACCCTGCTGACCAACCCGGCTTTCCTGCAGGCAGCGGCCGGCATTCTGGCGGTCGAGGCGTATCACGGCGGGGTCATTCGCGGCATGCTGTATCAGGAGCGGCAGGTAACGGCGGCAGCCGGGCTGTACGTAGGCCAGGTTGTGCAGGCCATCAGCAATCTGCGCGGCAAGGTCGGTGGAGGCAAGGATATGGGCCTGACCGACGCACGTGGCAACGCCGTGTTTGCTCCAGCAGACCAGAACGGCATCGCCTACCCACGCTCGACCCGTGAAGTTCTGAACATCGTGTACCTGGCTCCCGGCGCGCGTAAGGGCGGCTTCTACCCCAACGGCCTGAACGGCAGCATCAAGTAA
- a CDS encoding MFS transporter: protein MTTQTPPAGAMSVDAAIDGLGLGPFQWRLLLICGLTWAADAMEVLLMGFALPGIAESFGLRPGSTETRWLLTSTFAGMFVGAWFWGWVADRLGRRQVFLTTVALGVVFGLLGAFAPGLGWLVVARFLTGFAIGGTLPVDYAMMAEFVPTAWRGRFLVYLESFWALGTIMVAALAWSLSTLLPPGEAWRWLLGLAALPGLVGLLARLGVPDSPRSLLARGKEAPARAALKRVARLNRKTLPDVPLAAPEHTARVTPAQLFSGGLGRRTLLLAAVWFGLSLGYYGIFSWLPSFLKAQGMELGAVYRTTLLLALAQVPGYILAAYLVERIGRRATLVGYLLGSAAGAYLFLAAGTPVQVLATSALLSFALLGAWGALYAYTPELYPTPLRTTGMGFVSGMARVASVLSPSVGALLLTGQLPAALTLFAGCFLLAALCAWGIGIETRGQRLPEAIGPQQ, encoded by the coding sequence ATGACCACCCAAACTCCTCCGGCCGGCGCCATGAGCGTGGACGCCGCGATAGACGGCCTGGGCCTGGGACCCTTTCAGTGGCGGCTGCTGCTGATCTGCGGCCTGACCTGGGCGGCCGACGCCATGGAAGTGCTGCTGATGGGCTTTGCCCTGCCGGGAATTGCTGAAAGTTTCGGCCTTCGCCCTGGCAGCACGGAAACCAGGTGGCTGCTCACCTCCACCTTCGCCGGTATGTTCGTCGGAGCGTGGTTCTGGGGCTGGGTGGCCGACCGCCTGGGTCGGCGTCAGGTGTTTCTGACTACCGTGGCGCTGGGCGTGGTTTTCGGACTGCTGGGGGCCTTTGCCCCCGGACTGGGCTGGTTGGTGGTGGCCCGCTTCCTGACCGGCTTCGCCATCGGCGGCACGCTGCCCGTGGACTACGCCATGATGGCTGAATTTGTGCCGACAGCCTGGCGTGGCCGCTTTCTGGTGTACCTGGAGAGTTTCTGGGCGCTGGGAACCATCATGGTCGCGGCCCTGGCGTGGAGCCTGAGCACCCTGCTCCCCCCAGGTGAGGCATGGCGCTGGCTGCTGGGCCTGGCCGCCCTGCCGGGACTGGTGGGGCTGCTGGCCCGCCTGGGAGTTCCCGACTCGCCGCGCTCTCTGCTGGCCCGGGGAAAGGAAGCGCCGGCCCGGGCCGCCCTGAAGCGGGTGGCGCGCCTGAACAGGAAGACCCTGCCGGATGTGCCGCTGGCTGCGCCGGAACACACCGCCCGGGTGACGCCGGCGCAGCTGTTTTCCGGCGGTCTGGGCCGGCGCACGCTGCTGCTGGCGGCCGTATGGTTTGGCCTGAGTCTGGGCTACTACGGCATTTTTTCCTGGTTGCCCAGCTTCCTGAAAGCGCAGGGGATGGAACTGGGCGCGGTGTACCGCACCACGCTGCTGCTGGCGCTGGCGCAGGTGCCCGGGTACATCCTGGCGGCCTATCTGGTCGAGCGGATCGGTCGCCGGGCGACGCTCGTGGGTTACCTGCTGGGCAGTGCGGCGGGCGCGTACCTGTTCCTGGCGGCCGGTACCCCGGTGCAGGTGCTGGCCACCTCGGCGCTGCTGTCCTTTGCGCTGCTGGGGGCCTGGGGAGCCCTGTACGCCTACACGCCGGAACTGTACCCCACGCCGCTGCGTACCACCGGCATGGGGTTTGTCAGTGGCATGGCCCGGGTCGCCAGCGTGCTTTCACCCAGCGTAGGTGCCCTGCTGCTGACCGGTCAGCTGCCGGCGGCGCTGACCCTGTTCGCCGGGTGCTTTCTGCTGGCCGCACTATGCGCCTGGGGCATTGGGATCGAAACGCGGGGTCAGCGCCTGCCGGAGGCGATTGGCCCTCAACAGTAG
- a CDS encoding nicotinate phosphoribosyltransferase — MSLLPGSSFSFAHPALFTDLYQLTMMQGYFREGLHTQDATFDLYYRRNPYQGGYAVWAGLEVALDYLEALRFSAADLDYLRSLGLFKEDFLAALESWRFTAQVTAFPEGSVVFPNEPLLTVRGPLWEAQLVETALLNILNFQTLVATKAARCLSAVQTSRYGGSVVEFGTRRAQGPDGALGAARAAVVGGATGTSNVQAAALYGLTPVGTHAHAWVESFPTELEAFRAYARLYPDSTTLLLDTFDTLESGLPNALTVARELRAQGHELRGVRLDSGDLAYLSARVRAALDEAGFPDVQIVASNDLSEFVIESVIREGGRIDVYGVGTQLATGGGEGGGALGGVYKLVALHGEDRMKLTGDPRKTSVPGLKRVWRATDTQGRLVIDVIASLDEPQPQAGARVSDPANPLRNTRLGAGLTWTDPRHVVMEGGQRSGEPEALTTIQARAVADLQRLPEGTRRLLNPHIYRVSLSQDLQGRRDALVAELRERHGL, encoded by the coding sequence ATGTCACTGCTCCCCGGGTCCTCATTTTCCTTCGCCCATCCTGCGCTGTTTACCGATCTGTACCAGCTCACCATGATGCAGGGGTACTTCCGCGAGGGCCTGCATACCCAGGACGCCACTTTCGACCTCTATTACCGCCGCAATCCCTACCAGGGTGGATACGCCGTGTGGGCTGGGCTGGAGGTGGCCCTGGACTATCTGGAGGCGTTACGCTTCTCTGCTGCGGACCTGGACTACCTGCGCAGCCTGGGCCTGTTTAAAGAGGACTTCCTGGCTGCCCTGGAGTCCTGGCGCTTTACCGCCCAGGTCACTGCGTTTCCCGAGGGCAGCGTGGTGTTTCCCAATGAACCGTTGCTGACAGTCCGTGGACCGTTATGGGAAGCGCAGCTGGTGGAAACTGCCCTGCTGAACATCCTGAATTTTCAGACGCTGGTGGCCACCAAGGCGGCCCGTTGCCTCAGTGCCGTTCAGACCAGCAGGTACGGCGGGTCGGTGGTGGAGTTCGGGACGCGCCGGGCCCAGGGTCCGGACGGCGCCCTGGGTGCGGCGCGCGCTGCTGTGGTCGGTGGGGCCACCGGCACCAGCAACGTGCAGGCTGCAGCGCTGTACGGTCTGACCCCGGTGGGTACCCACGCACACGCCTGGGTCGAGAGCTTTCCCACCGAGCTGGAGGCGTTCCGGGCTTACGCGCGGCTGTATCCGGACTCGACCACCTTGCTGCTCGACACCTTCGACACCCTGGAAAGCGGACTGCCCAATGCCCTGACCGTTGCCCGGGAACTTCGTGCGCAGGGACATGAGCTGCGTGGAGTCCGGCTCGACAGCGGCGACCTGGCGTACCTGTCAGCCCGCGTGCGTGCCGCGCTGGATGAGGCGGGCTTCCCTGACGTTCAGATCGTCGCCAGCAACGACCTCAGTGAATTTGTTATCGAGTCTGTCATCCGCGAGGGCGGGCGCATTGACGTCTACGGCGTGGGGACTCAGCTGGCCACTGGCGGCGGTGAGGGCGGCGGCGCACTCGGCGGCGTGTACAAACTGGTGGCCCTGCACGGCGAGGACCGCATGAAGCTGACCGGGGACCCGCGCAAGACCAGTGTTCCTGGCCTGAAGCGGGTCTGGCGGGCCACCGACACCCAGGGCCGGCTGGTGATTGACGTGATTGCTTCCCTGGATGAGCCCCAGCCTCAGGCTGGAGCACGCGTGAGCGACCCGGCCAACCCGCTGCGCAACACCCGCCTGGGCGCAGGGCTGACTTGGACCGATCCGCGCCATGTGGTCATGGAAGGAGGACAGCGCAGTGGGGAGCCCGAGGCGCTGACCACCATTCAGGCCCGCGCCGTCGCTGACCTGCAGCGCCTGCCTGAAGGCACGCGTCGTCTGCTTAACCCCCACATCTACCGGGTTAGCCTCAGCCAGGATCTGCAGGGACGGCGTGACGCCCTGGTGGCCGAACTGCGCGAGCGCCACGGCCTGTAA
- a CDS encoding DUF937 domain-containing protein — MMDIFNMLGGMGQAQQTVSRQLGTSPHQTEAAMEAALPLLLGALTRNAQTPEGAAALSGALDRHDGRALDLFGQGQVPDPQDGQKILGHLFGNQQHAAANAVSRRAGIDPQMAMQVLMMLAPLVLNYLGRLRQGQPGGSRQGDNAGTGGGGFDIGSILGGLLGGGMGSGTGNGYAQRTQVPDDQSGGVLGGGPVIPGLPSQDEPTGQWHRPQPPMGQQANTGGLIGTLNNVLDRDGDGNALDDLIGMFGGQRR; from the coding sequence ATGATGGACATCTTCAACATGCTGGGCGGGATGGGGCAGGCGCAACAGACGGTCAGCCGTCAGCTGGGCACCAGCCCCCACCAGACCGAAGCGGCCATGGAGGCCGCGCTGCCCTTACTGCTGGGGGCCCTGACCCGCAATGCCCAGACCCCGGAAGGCGCAGCGGCGCTGAGTGGAGCTTTGGACCGCCACGACGGCCGCGCCCTGGACCTGTTCGGACAGGGTCAGGTACCCGACCCGCAGGACGGGCAGAAGATCCTGGGGCATCTGTTTGGGAATCAGCAGCATGCCGCCGCGAACGCGGTCAGCCGACGCGCCGGCATTGATCCGCAGATGGCCATGCAGGTGCTTATGATGCTGGCCCCGCTGGTCCTGAATTACCTGGGCCGCCTGCGTCAGGGGCAACCGGGCGGGTCACGCCAGGGCGATAATGCCGGAACAGGAGGCGGGGGCTTTGACATTGGCAGCATCCTCGGCGGTCTCCTGGGCGGAGGGATGGGCTCCGGCACAGGAAATGGGTACGCTCAGCGCACACAGGTTCCGGATGACCAGTCAGGCGGCGTGCTGGGAGGCGGACCGGTCATTCCGGGGCTGCCCAGTCAGGACGAGCCAACGGGACAGTGGCACAGGCCGCAGCCCCCCATGGGGCAGCAGGCCAATACGGGTGGCCTGATCGGTACGCTCAACAACGTGCTGGACCGTGACGGGGACGGCAACGCACTGGATGACCTGATTGGAATGTTCGGCGGCCAGCGCCGTTAA
- a CDS encoding ABC transporter ATP-binding protein → MIEVRHLQKTFRVRQGGLLRGTFSVREAVRDVSFQVGAGEIVGYLGPNGAGKSTTIKVLTGLLVPDGGHVRVGGLIPWRERRKHVARLGAVFGQRTTLWWDLPVRDSLDLLRHVYRVPEGRFRENLQTFTDLLDLGPFLGTPARALSLGQRMRADLAAALLHDPELLFLDEPTVGLDVVAKERIREFVRHINAKRGVTVLLTTHDLGDVQRLAQRVMIIDQGSLLYDGDLARLQARYGSARELVVDFETPQQQAQVPGLELLEVTGLRARYAFTGGAAVPIARVTAHAPVRDITVREPDIEATIRRIYEGGLLRGVLNEEHASGIPAVPAT, encoded by the coding sequence ATGATTGAAGTTCGGCACCTCCAGAAAACCTTCCGCGTGCGTCAGGGCGGTCTGCTGCGCGGCACTTTCAGCGTCCGCGAGGCTGTGCGCGACGTGTCCTTTCAGGTCGGCGCCGGCGAGATCGTCGGATACCTGGGTCCCAACGGAGCAGGCAAAAGCACCACCATCAAGGTGCTGACCGGATTGCTCGTGCCTGACGGGGGACATGTCCGTGTGGGCGGCCTGATTCCCTGGCGTGAGCGCCGGAAGCACGTGGCCCGGCTGGGTGCCGTGTTCGGACAGCGCACCACCCTGTGGTGGGACCTGCCGGTGCGTGACTCGCTGGATCTGCTGCGGCACGTGTACCGGGTGCCCGAGGGGCGGTTTCGCGAAAACCTGCAGACCTTCACGGACCTGCTGGACCTGGGACCATTCCTGGGAACGCCAGCCCGCGCCCTGAGTCTGGGCCAGCGCATGCGTGCAGACCTCGCGGCGGCGCTGCTGCACGACCCGGAACTGCTGTTTCTCGACGAGCCGACCGTCGGGCTGGATGTGGTGGCCAAGGAACGTATCCGTGAATTTGTCCGCCATATCAATGCCAAGCGCGGCGTGACCGTTCTGCTCACCACGCACGACCTGGGCGACGTGCAGCGGCTGGCACAGCGGGTCATGATCATCGACCAGGGAAGCCTGCTGTACGACGGAGATCTGGCGCGTCTGCAGGCCCGCTATGGCAGCGCACGGGAACTCGTGGTGGACTTCGAGACGCCGCAGCAGCAGGCCCAGGTTCCCGGTCTGGAACTGCTGGAGGTCACCGGACTGCGCGCCCGCTACGCCTTTACTGGAGGCGCTGCCGTTCCCATCGCCCGCGTCACAGCCCACGCCCCGGTGCGCGACATCACGGTCCGCGAGCCTGACATTGAGGCGACCATCCGCCGCATCTACGAGGGTGGACTCCTGCGCGGCGTGTTAAATGAAGAGCATGCATCTGGCATACCTGCCGTACCCGCCACCTGA